Proteins encoded by one window of Salvia splendens isolate huo1 chromosome 5, SspV2, whole genome shotgun sequence:
- the LOC121803666 gene encoding protein NO VEIN-like isoform X2, producing MDDHFDTISQRLQSFSSEAQFSGKHIRFLSSSSEDDDSEANQCEDNQNQKNVDSSCNLSQPNGRAERVGSCPYPSAIEEMKRLGLKSEVESTSYTPSGGVRCDRDNNHSRRKRRYENLSSSTLLPRKLPKKEKFDADVKLKGSDDNSLSGDSLSIESLRTFVTTWKEACRENNADEVLERMLQFYNVRRKRKVKEMFASYPFIGLLNAAVACMKLGLWDNMYDTFLNFGQQEIDNKQDESSDDYINIDVQSSKKDVAAPAPVIVTHKQNIAVEDIAKKISGYLEDDVLPRKSPEENRFHLLRKLCNCEYWLIEQYSVDKFESLGYGEYFVFLEKYSHLLPDALHKCILGGSSKNVSLEAHILPIQLDMLLSQALDSFQENETVNIHYVSELLARQFPLVCFELGNSHIKENFLDIIQERRCNLTSHSVLFSIPLSRPTYMGNSSADDEKDNTVKSGIIAPVTSRDAIEVMLKAPMLADLKLWSHWDTLFAPHLGSIVKWLLKEVNSKELLCLVTKDGKVIRLDHSATVDTFLKVFIEESSFETAVQLLSLFAIYGGEQSIPLSLLKCHAQKAFEVVTNNYLEKILDNENSHMHGNQSFDQHIVMESTSSNLDRKFLNNRSIMNRAAPVLSRFVLECLSYLPVEFCSTVADILISGLQSFVNNAPAAILAECKQIEHRLILHEVGLSLGLLEWVNDYQSFCSSTTHGLPPTPSYLDVVNSEPNRLSMVGQGDLNVHVASSGEMLVSSEADLGKDKPASDMTDYANLLGCTSNYSEEISRPDNHNDTDPAKFIESIRQEEFGLNQCLSATESSMLEKQHARLGRALHCLSQELYSQDSHFILELVQNADDNIYPENVEPTLTFILEEKGIVVLNNEHGFSFNNIRALCDVGNSTKKGVNTGYIGKKGIGFKSVFRVTDAPEIHSNGFHIKFDITGGQIGFVLPTVIPPCDVDFYTRLALAGSDRLDRNSWKTCIVLPFRSSLLEGFGMNNILSMFSDLHPSLLLFLHRLQCIKFKNLVDDSFIVMRKEVIGNGIVEVTLGNNRMTWFVASKKLVADTIRSDVQTTEISVAFTLKETSEEGYAPVLNQQPVFSFLPLRTYGLKFILQGDFVLPSSREEVDGSSPWNQWLLSEFPDLFVSAVRSFCSLPCYENSPAKAITVFMSFVPLVGEVHGFFSSLPRRIISKLRMSNCLLLESNEKWVPPCKVMRNWSDQTRSLLSDSLLHEHLGLGFLNKDIVLSDSLAKALGVEDCGPTILLKFISSLCRSEDKLKSMGFGWLASWLSTIYVMPSQPFMQTSSSNETESNFISDLQKTPFIPLSDGKYSSLNEGIIWLHCDSVDQGISDQYLLETFPKLFAKLRIVNPGLLAAASTIDGSCSDASIMENAARMLYKIGVQRLCIHDIVKLQILPAIYDDKIAVGQEELMTEYLAFVMFHLQSSCTTCCLERDSIIAELHKKAMILTNFGFKRCSEVAIHFNQEYGNSVDVDKLINGTDIKWYKIDVAYVRHPITKSISGGVLKWRRFFQEIGVTDFVQVVDVCKSVPEMSPICFMDEEKATEMSVDSVANNWESQELFHIVSWISSRDDREKSGYLLEILDKLWDEYYSDKATGYHNDTTGERKSFKSSIVCTLQNIPWIASNISNKLHYPKDLFDDCVAVNSIFGRNAPCTIRKVKSTKLLTDIGLKTEVTLDDALSVLRLWRQSGSHLNASVSQMSNFYAYLWKEMTHSKKKVIEELHSGPFIFVPDTCSYLNEDALPGSLMSPRDVYWHDTIGSVDLIKSDHPECVSAFASSKIKMLQNLYPHLHDFFVNECGVDASPPFSSYLQILLELSAIALPHQAAKQVFEVFLIWDDALRSGSMTSEDVQFLKENLLKKEYAVLPTRQDKWVSLHSSFGIVCWSDDDNLRREFKHREGVDFLYFEKSTLRAQSDASGEDNQILLGKVSVAMQRLGIPVLSKIITREAIAYGSEDSSSISLLVNWVLPYAQRYIFNAHPDKYFQLKQSSFENLKHLKIVVVEKLFYRYKINKSDIASKKRHQCNCLLQENILYCCRESDSHSIFLELSCLLFDGTPELHFANFLHMMKTMAESGATEEQTESFILNSQKMPKLPDEEYTWSLQSVSSLMESNAASSDSVKVQDLSNLPSKRKHGIKSSNWPPANWKTAPGFESVDTSRLTKPWPSTVQIQAGNIAREDCRTADICFNDVSSEFNIDVNSTTQGAVQVETEVPEPQSNLPSNLVPSNVNVVMDSIDLDSFDTKDVGPSVCSEKDPALSQQALLTGRLGELVAFKYFMGEEVGERSVKWVNEANETGLPYDIVLEGDDSTTEYIEVKATRYGRKNWFLISLREWQFAIEKGESFSIAHVVLAENNMAKVTVYQNPARLCQLGNLRLAVVVPKQ from the exons ATGGATGACCATTTTGACACAATCTCCCAGCGTCTGCAGTCCTTTTCATCGGAAGCCCAGTTTTCTGGGAAACACATAAGATTTTTGTCATCAAGTTCAGAGGATGATGATAGTGAAGCAAATCAGTGTGAAGATAACCAGAATCAGAAGAATGTAGACAGCAGTTGTAATTTGTCGCAGCCAAATGGTAGAGCGGAGCGTGTTGGCAGCTGCCCTTATCCATCAGCAATTGAAGAAATGAAAAGGCTGGGCTTGAAAAGTGAAGTGGAGTCCACCTCTTATACACCCAGTGGTGGTGTAAGGTGTGATAGGGACAATAACCACTCCCGTAGGAAGAGAAGATATGAAAATTTGAGTTCAAGCACTTTGTTACCTCGCAAGTTGCCTAAAAAGGAGAAATTTGATGCAGATGTCAAGCTTAAGGGCTCTGATGATAATAGTTTGAGTGGTGATTCACTTTCTATTGAATCATTAAGGACATTTGTTACTACCTGGAAAGAGGCATGCCGAGAGAATAATGCAGATGAG GTTCTCGAAAGGATGCTTCAATTTTACAACGTAAGGAGAAAGAGGAAAGTGAAGGAAATGTTTGCATCATATCCATTCATTGGATTGCTCAATGCTGCT GTGGCATGCATGAAATTGGGATTATGGGATAATATGTATGATACTTTCCTGAACTTTGGCCAGCAAGAAATAGACAATAAACAAGATGAGAGTTCAGATGATTACATAAACATTGATGTCCAATCATCTAAGAAGGATGTTGCTGCTCCAGCACCTGTGATTGTTACACATAAACAAA ATATTGCAGTTGAAGATATTGCTAAGAAAATTTCTGGGTATCTTGAGGATGATGTTTTGCCCCGTAAAAGTCCCGAAGAAAATAGATTTCATTTGTTGAGGAAACTCTGCAACTGTGAGTATTGGCTAATTGAACAATATTCTGTGGACAAGTTTGAATCACTTGGTTATGgagaatattttgtgtttctgGAGAAATATTCACACCTGCTTCCTGATGCATTACACAAGTGCATACTAGGTGGTTCATCAAAAAATGTTTCTTTGGAGGCTCACATACTGCCTATTCAATTGGATATGTTGCTATCACAAGCTTTAGATAGCTTTCAGGAAAATGAAACTGTGAACATCCATTATGTTTCTGAATTGCTGGCTAGGCAGTTTCCTTTAGTATGCTTCGAACTAGGGAATAGTCATATCAAGGAAAACTTTCTGGATATCATACAGGAAAGGAGGTGCAACTTAACTTCACATTCTGTATTGTTTTCTATACCATTATCAAGACCAACCTATATGGGAAATTCATCAGCCGATGATGAGAAGGATAACACAGTAAAAAGTGGAATTATTGCTCCTGTTACTAGCCGAGATGCCATTGAGGTCATGCTGAAGGCCCCTATGCTGGCTGATTTGAAATTGTGGTCGCATTGGGATACTTTATTTGCTCCCCATCTTGGTTCAATTGTGAAGTGGTTGCTAAAGGAGGTTAACTCCAAAGAGTTGCTTTGTTTGGTTACCAAGGATGGCAAAGTAATTCGTTTGGACCATTCAGCTACTGTGGACACTTTTTTAAAAGTTTTCATTGAAGAATCTTCTTTTGAAACAGCAGTTCAGTTGTTGTCCTTATTTGCAATATATGGTGGTGAACAGAGTATTCCTCTATCACTTCTGAAGTGCCATGCACAGAAAGCCTTTGAAGTTGTTACCAATAATTATTTAGAGAAGATACTTGATAATGAAAATTCACACATGCATGGAAATCAATCTTTTGATCAGCATATAGTCATGGAAAGTACATCAAGTAATTTAGACAGAAAGTTTTTGAATAATAGGAGTATAATGAATAGGGCAGCTCCAGTTTTGTCAAGGTTTGTACTTGAATGTTTGAGTTATCTGCCAGTTGAGTTTTGCAGTACAGTAGCTGATATATTGATTTCTGGGTTACAATCTTTTGTGAATAATGCTCCTGCAGCTATCTTGGCTGAATGCAAGCAAATAGAGCATCGTCTTATTCTTCATGAAGTTGGTCTGTCTCTTGGATTGTTGGAATGGGTAAATGACTACCAATCCTTTTGTTCTTCTACTACACATGGACTACCCCCCACACCATCATACTTAGATGTGGTCAATTCGGAGCCCAATAGATTATCAATGGTTGGTCAAGGTGATCTGAACGTGCATGTTGCTTCTTCAGGTGAAATGCTGGTTTCCAGTGAGGCAGATCTTGGAAAAGATAAACCAGCCAGTGATATGACTGATTATGCTAACCTTTTAGGATGCACTAGTAATTATTCAGAGGAAATATCAAGGCCTGATAATCACAACGACACAGATCCAGCAAAATTTATTGAATCTATTAGGCAGGAGGAATTTGGTTTAAATCAATGTCTTTCAGCTACTGAAAGTAGCATGCTGGAAAAGCAGCATGCTCGATTGGGCAGAGCTCTCCATTGTCTATCACAAGAGCTGTACTCTCAAGATTCTCACTTTATCTTAGAGCTG GTACAAAATGCTGATGATAATATTTATCCCGAAAATGTGGAACCCACTCTAACATTCATTCTGGAGGAGAAAGGCATTGTTGTGTTGAATAATGAACACGGTTTTTCATTCAATAACATCAGGGCCCTTTGTGATGTTggaaattcaacaaaaaaaggCGTTAACACTGGATACATTGGAAAGAAAGGCATCGGATTCAAATCAGTATTCCGG GTTACTGATGCTCCAGAAATTCATTCAAATGGTTTTCATATAAAATTTGACATTACTGGAGGCCAGATTGGGTTTGTTCTGCCAACAGTAATCCCTCCTTGTGATGTTGACTTTTATACCAGATTGGCATTGGCAGGTTCTGACCGCCTTGATCGAAACTCTTGGAAAACATGCATTGTGCTACCTTTCAGATCAAGCTTGCTGGAGGGATTTGGCATGAACAACATTTTATCTATGTTCTCGGATCTTCATCCTTCTTTGTTGTTATTTCTTCATCGGCTACAATGCATTAAGTTTAAAAACTTAGTTGATGATTCATTCATTGTTATGAGGAAAGAAGTTATTGGGAATGGCATAGTAGAGGTTACCCTTGGTAATAATAGGATGACGTGGTTTGTAGCATCCAAGAAATTAGTGGCTGATACCATTCGTTCTGATGTGCAAACGACAGAAATTTCTGTTGCTTTTACATTAAAGGAGACAAGCGAAGAAGGATATGCCCCAGTTCTGAATCAGCAGCCAGTTTTTTCGTTTCTTCCTCTCAGGACATATGGACTTAAGTTTATTCTCCAAGGTGATTTTGTTTTGCCTTCTTCTAGAGAAGAAGTTGATGGTAGCAGTCCATGGAACCAGTGGTTACTATCCGAATTCCCTGATTTATTTGTTAGTGCTGTGAGGTCTTTTTGTTCTCTTCCTTGTTATGAGAACAGTCCAGCAAAAGCTATTACGGTATTTATGAGCTTTGTTCCTCTTGTGGGTGAAGTACATGGGTTCTTTTCTAGTCTACCACGGAGGATAATTTCTAAATTGCGCATGTCAAATTGCTTGCTTCTGGAAAGCAATGAGAAATGGGTTCCTCCTTGCAAGGTAATGAGGAATTGGTCTGACCAGACACGTTCTTTATTATCTGATAGTTTGCTTCACGAGCATCTTGGTCTAGGATTCTTGAATAAGGATATTGTTCTCTCTGATTCATTAGCTAAGGCTCTGGGGGTTGAGGATTGTGGACCCACTATTTTGCTTAAGTTCATTTCTTCATTGTGCCGCTCAGAAGATAAATTAAAGTCGATGGGTTTTGGTTGGTTAGCATCTTGGCTCAGCACCATTTATGTGATGCCATCTCAGCCTTTTATGCAAACTTCCTCAAGTAATGAGACTGAATCTAATTTCATATCTGATCTTCAGAAAACTCCATTCATCCCTCTTTCAGATGGTAAATACAGCTCTCTGAATGAGGGCATTATTTGGTTGCATTGTGACTCTGTCGACCAAGGTATTAGTGATCAATATCTTCTTGAGACATTTCCAAAATTGTTTGCCAAACTGCGGATTGTGAATCCAGGACTCCTGGCTGCAGCTTCCACCATTGATGGTTCATGCTCTGACGCATCAATTATGGAGAATGCTGCAAGGATGCTTTATAAAATCGGAGTCCAGCGACTGTGCATTCATGACATTGTAAAGTTGCAGATTCTGCCAGCCATATACGATGATAAAATTGCAGTGGGACAGGAAGAATTGATGACAGAGTACCTTGCCTTTGTCATGTTCCATTTACAATCAAGTTGTACTACCTGTTGCCTAGAAAGGGATAGCATTATTGCAGAGTTGCACAAGAAGGCCATGATCCTGACAAATTTTGGATTCAAGCGATGTAGTGAGGTGGCTATCCATTTCAATCAGGAGTATGGAAATTCTGTTGATGTGGACAAGCTAATAAATGGAACTGATATTAAATGGTACAAAATAGATGTTGCCTATGTAAGACATCCAATCACCAAATCCATCTCTGGAGGAGTGTTGAAATGGAGGAGATTTTTCCAGGAAATTGGAGTAACTGATTTTGTTCAAGTAGTTGATGTTTGTAAGAGTGTTCCTGAAATGTCTCCTATTTGTTTTATGGATGAAGAGAAAGCTACAGAGATGTCCGTTGATTCAGTTGCTAACAACTGGGAATCTCAGGAGTTGTTTCACATAGTGTCCTGGATTTCTTCTCGAGATGATCGGGAAAAGTCTGGATACCTCTTAGAGATTCTTGATAAATTATGGGATGAATATTACAGCGATAAGGCTACTGGTTATCACAATGATACAACTGGGGAACGCAAATCATTCAAATCCTCTATTGTATGTACACTCCAAAATATCCCATGGATAGCATCAAATATCAGCAACAAACTTCACTACCCTAAAGATCTCTTTGATGATTGTGTGGCGGTAAATTCTATTTTTGGTCGTAATGCTCCTTGTACTATTCGAAAG GTGAAAAGTACAAAGTTGCTCACTGATATTGGATTAAAAACTGAAGTTACCCTTGATGATGCTCTATCCGTTCTTAGACTTTGGAGACAGTCTGGATCTCATTTAAATGCTAG TGTCTCACAGATGTCCAACTTCTATGCATACCTCTGGAAGGAAATGACTCATTCAAAGAAGAAAGTTATAGAGGAATTACATTCTGGGCCTTTTATTTTTGTTCCTGATACATGTAGCTATTTGAATGAAGATGCTTTACCTGGTTCTCTTATGTCTCCTCGGGATGTTTACTGGCATGATACTATTGGTTCCGTAGACCTAATAAAATCAGATCACCCTGAATGTGTTTCAGCATTTGCAAGTTCTAAGATAAAAATGTTGCAAAACTTGTACCCACATCTTCATGATTTTTTTGTGAATGAATGTGGAGTGGATGCGAGTCCTCCCTTTAGCAGCTACCTTCAGATTTTGCTGGAGTTATCTGCTATTGCTTTGCCGCATCAGGCTGCAAAGCAG GTTTTTGAGGTGTTCTTAATCTGGGATGATGCATTGAGATCTGGATCAATGACGTCCGAAGATGTTCAATTCCTGAAAGAAAATCTCCTGAAAAAGGAATATGCTGTGCTTCCTACTAGACAAGATAAATGGGTTTCTCTACACTCGTCATTTGGTATAGTCTGTTGGTCTGATGATGATAATCTACGAAGAGAATTCAAACATCGTGAAGGTGTTGACTTCCTGTATTTTGAGAAGTCCACTCTAAGGGCTCAGTCAGATGCTTCTGGGGAAGACAATCAGATACTTCTGGGGAAGGTCTCAGTTGCCATGCAAAGACTAGGAATTCCTGTCCTCTCTAAG ATTATAACCCGTGAGGCTATTGCCTATGGTTCAGAAGATAGTAGTTCCATTTCGTTGCTGGTGAACTGGGTTCTTCCATATGCTCAGCGCTACATCTTCAATGCACACCCGGACAAATATTTTCAACTTAAGCAATCTTCTTTTGAGAATCTCAAACATCTGAAGATTGTTGTTGTTGAAAAGTTGTTCTATCGGTATAAGATAAATAAATCTGACATTGCATCAAAGAAAAGACACCAGTGCAACTGCCTTCTGCAG GAAAACATTTTATACTGCTGTCGGGAATCAGATTCACACTCAATATTTCTAGAGTTGTCTTGTTTACTATTTGATGGAACCCCCGAATTGCACTTTGCAAATTTCCTTCATATGATGAAGACCATGGCTGAATCAGGTGCGACAGAGGAGCAAACAGAATCGTTCATTTTGAACAGCCAGAAGATGCCAAAGCTCCCTGATGAGGAATATACCTGGTCTCTTCAATCTGTCTCATCGTTGATGGAAAGTAATGCTGCGTCTTCCGACTCTGTAAAGGTTCAGGATTTGAGCAATTTACCATCCAAACGCAAACATGGCATCAAGTCCTCAAACTGGCCACCTGCTAATTGGAAAACCGCACCTGGTTTTGAGTCTGTTGATACATCTAGGTTGACAAAACCATGGCCCAGCACTGTGCAAATCCAAGCGGGGAATATTGCACGAGAAGATTGTAGAACAGCAGATATTTGTTTTAATGATGTTAGCAGTGAATTTAACATTGATGTTAATTCAACAACTCAGGGAGCAGTTCAAGTTGAGACAGAGGTTCCAGAACCGCAGTCTAATCTTCCGAGCAACTTGGTGCCATCTAACGTTAACGTTGTCATGGATTCTATTGATCTCGATTCCTTTGATACCAAGGATGTCGGGCCATCTGTTTGTAGCGAGAAAGATCCGGCACTTAGTCAGCAGGCATTGCTCACAGGGAGATTGGGAGAGCTCGTGGCTTTCAAATATTTCATGGGGGAAGAAGTTGGTGAGCGGTCTGTGAAATGGGTGAACGAAGCTAATGAAACTGGACTGCCTTACGATATTGTATTGGAGGGCGATGACAGCACTACCGAATATATCGAAGTAAAAGCGACCAGATATGGAAGAAAGAATTGGTTTCTCATATCTCTTAGAGAGTGGCAATTTGCAATCGAGAAAGGTGAATCTTTCAGCATTGCACATGTTGTCTTGGCAGAAAATAATATGGCAAAagtcacggtataccaaaatccAGCCAGATTGTGCCAACTGGGTAATTTGAGGTTGGCAGTTGTGGTACCAAAACAGTGA